A part of Hydrogenobacter sp. T-8 genomic DNA contains:
- a CDS encoding toprim domain-containing protein, with the protein MLEKWLKELRKVSESSAVLVEGKRDRQALQRLGIKNIFTLEGKRLTDLPDLLEGFEKVVILFDLDKHGERINSKVKEILTKQGYILIEEFREELRSRGILYVEDIDGEIRNLRCTDGAGQTNKAQHSDVRRHSQRNKS; encoded by the coding sequence ATGCTTGAAAAGTGGCTCAAGGAATTAAGAAAAGTCTCTGAAAGCAGTGCAGTCCTCGTGGAGGGCAAAAGGGACAGGCAAGCCCTTCAGAGGCTCGGTATAAAAAACATCTTCACCCTTGAGGGGAAAAGGCTTACAGACCTTCCAGACCTTCTTGAGGGTTTTGAGAAGGTAGTGATTCTTTTTGACCTTGACAAGCACGGCGAAAGGATAAACTCAAAGGTTAAAGAAATCTTAACCAAACAGGGCTATATTTTAATAGAAGAGTTTCGAGAGGAGCTAAGGAGCAGAGGAATACTTTATGTGGAGGACATAGATGGAGAAATCCGCAATCTTAGGTGCACTGATGGTGCAGGACAGACTAATAAGGCTCAACATTCAGATGTTAGAAGGCATTCTCAGAGAAATAAAAGCTGA
- a CDS encoding arsenate reductase (azurin) small subunit, producing MKKKSKMSTYRQANCSLSVDRRDFLKLSGAATVLAGAAVGKARASVAPSLPYKKVKVANIRDIKEDQPVLFNYPDESSPAILVKLGKEAIGGVGPQRDIVAFSALCTHQGCPISYEKKRFICRCHYSMFDPAKNGQTYQGHASEWLPQVILRFEPTTGDIYAEGIEGLVWGRSKNIIK from the coding sequence ATGAAGAAAAAAAGCAAAATGAGTACATACCGCCAAGCCAACTGTAGTCTGTCCGTGGACAGGAGAGACTTTTTAAAACTCTCGGGAGCTGCAACTGTTTTAGCTGGCGCCGCAGTGGGTAAGGCACGTGCCTCTGTTGCTCCTTCCTTACCTTATAAGAAAGTAAAGGTAGCAAACATAAGGGACATCAAAGAGGACCAACCTGTTCTCTTCAACTATCCTGATGAGTCAAGCCCTGCCATACTGGTAAAGTTAGGGAAGGAAGCCATTGGAGGCGTTGGACCGCAAAGGGATATAGTGGCCTTTTCCGCTCTTTGTACTCATCAGGGCTGTCCTATCAGCTATGAGAAGAAAAGGTTTATCTGCAGATGTCATTACAGCATGTTTGACCCAGCAAAGAATGGACAGACCTATCAAGGACACGCTTCAGAGTGGTTACCTCAGGTCATCTTAAGGTTTGAACCTACTACGGGAGACATATACGCGGAAGGCATTGAAGGGCTTGTTTGGGGTAGGTCAAAGAACATCATCAAATAA
- a CDS encoding arsenate reductase (azurin) large subunit gives MALFARKDQLPIPPKDAEKRTTVCQYCNVGCGYDVYVWPVGKNGGAKPNENALGVDFTKQQPALAGQAIVENMHSVITGKDGKQYNVLIIPSKDSPINRGNYSIRGGTNAQATYAPTKPTRARLHHPMIRVGDEFMPISWDEAIDLIARVVKGVKDTYGPDSVAMKIHDHGGSGSGFEDNWAVGKFFFIAVGTRMLSIHNRPAYNSEVWGQRERGVHELNYTYEDARLADTIVLWGANSFETASVFYTEHMLANFQGATEEEKKKEYLKGEPIEPARMIIVDPRRTASLTVAESIDKSRVLHLRPNLGTDYVLANAIARAVWEKGWHDKEFIQRRTDLKTFEEYKKKSLMLDVPYDEFISRVEKLTGVSKADIEKAAEWIAKPKSGGFRRRTLIIYEKGVIWGYKNYDTIAAIAQLAALTGNYGKPGTGCGRQGGHQEGYVRPHSSSRAKLVGSIYAGGPPPNIDEYVKNDLKAKVYFVSGTDPYLSTPNAQEYKKRVHERTLALTKYLSEYSGFAGEPAGSEERAKRILEGLSKTDGLFLVVINMYETEVGRDAHVILPAAGWGETPTTYINCNSRLLRIADQFMEPPGDAKPDWWIWGRIATRMKELYEAEGNHEEAKYCSGMDWKTAEEVFLDGANEFPNNRVPEEDEAMLPAECYKGVTYEYLRKVGQKGIQVPVRIDPKTGQLVGTKRRYVHRFGTPDGKFKWYGTDPWEPDPKKFYPPQITKYFKNGNERRFPFWFTNGRTQIIWQTGYNDRYLPEKVYTLPMPYVEINPVDAERLGVKSGDLVEVYNLEGNVVALVLVNDAPPPGTVFGLMYRWRESLNHLTTSYTDPKTTIPWYKASRVGIRKLKGSLESVLKNTSLLPNNSFI, from the coding sequence ATGGCTCTGTTTGCAAGAAAAGACCAATTACCAATACCGCCAAAGGATGCAGAAAAGCGTACTACAGTCTGCCAATATTGCAACGTAGGCTGTGGTTATGATGTTTATGTCTGGCCTGTAGGTAAGAATGGTGGAGCAAAACCCAACGAAAATGCCTTAGGTGTAGACTTTACAAAGCAGCAACCTGCGTTGGCAGGGCAGGCAATTGTGGAAAACATGCACTCTGTAATAACTGGAAAGGATGGGAAGCAATACAACGTACTCATAATTCCCTCTAAGGATTCTCCCATAAACAGGGGGAATTATTCCATAAGAGGTGGTACCAACGCGCAGGCAACATATGCGCCCACAAAGCCTACAAGGGCAAGGCTCCACCATCCTATGATAAGGGTTGGTGATGAGTTTATGCCTATAAGCTGGGACGAGGCAATAGACCTTATAGCGAGGGTTGTAAAGGGTGTAAAGGATACCTATGGACCAGACTCTGTGGCTATGAAGATACACGACCATGGCGGTTCTGGTTCCGGCTTTGAAGACAACTGGGCTGTTGGTAAGTTCTTCTTCATAGCGGTGGGTACAAGGATGCTCTCCATTCACAACAGGCCTGCCTACAATTCAGAGGTTTGGGGTCAAAGAGAAAGAGGAGTGCACGAGCTAAACTACACCTATGAGGATGCAAGGCTTGCAGATACCATAGTTCTTTGGGGGGCAAATTCTTTTGAGACAGCTTCTGTCTTCTACACGGAGCATATGCTTGCCAACTTCCAAGGAGCTACAGAAGAAGAGAAGAAAAAGGAGTATTTAAAGGGAGAGCCTATAGAGCCTGCAAGGATGATCATAGTAGACCCAAGGAGGACTGCAAGCCTTACAGTAGCAGAAAGCATAGATAAAAGCAGGGTGCTCCATCTTCGTCCAAACCTTGGAACAGACTATGTTTTAGCTAACGCCATAGCAAGAGCAGTTTGGGAAAAGGGCTGGCATGATAAAGAGTTTATACAAAGGAGGACAGACCTAAAAACCTTTGAAGAATACAAGAAAAAATCCCTAATGCTTGATGTTCCTTATGATGAGTTTATAAGTAGGGTAGAAAAGCTTACGGGTGTCTCAAAGGCTGATATAGAAAAGGCTGCAGAGTGGATAGCAAAGCCAAAGTCTGGGGGTTTTAGAAGAAGGACGCTTATCATATATGAAAAGGGTGTAATATGGGGTTATAAGAACTATGATACCATAGCAGCCATAGCTCAGCTAGCCGCCCTTACAGGAAACTATGGAAAGCCGGGGACAGGTTGTGGCAGGCAGGGTGGACATCAGGAAGGCTATGTAAGACCTCACAGCTCATCAAGGGCAAAGCTTGTAGGTTCCATATACGCAGGAGGGCCACCTCCTAACATAGATGAGTATGTTAAGAACGACCTAAAAGCCAAGGTTTACTTTGTATCTGGAACAGACCCATACCTTTCCACGCCAAACGCCCAAGAGTACAAAAAGAGGGTGCACGAGAGAACCCTTGCTTTAACCAAGTATCTTTCAGAGTACAGCGGGTTTGCTGGAGAGCCTGCAGGTTCAGAAGAGAGAGCAAAGCGTATACTGGAAGGCCTTAGCAAGACAGATGGACTTTTCCTTGTAGTTATAAACATGTATGAAACAGAGGTTGGTAGAGATGCCCATGTTATCTTACCAGCCGCAGGATGGGGTGAAACGCCTACCACCTATATAAATTGCAACAGCAGGCTTCTTAGGATAGCAGACCAGTTTATGGAACCACCGGGCGATGCAAAGCCAGACTGGTGGATATGGGGTAGGATAGCCACAAGGATGAAAGAGCTCTACGAAGCTGAAGGAAACCATGAGGAAGCAAAGTACTGCTCTGGTATGGATTGGAAGACTGCAGAGGAGGTCTTTTTGGATGGTGCTAACGAGTTCCCTAACAATAGAGTGCCAGAAGAAGATGAGGCAATGCTTCCTGCAGAATGCTATAAGGGTGTTACTTACGAGTACCTAAGGAAGGTAGGACAGAAGGGTATACAGGTTCCTGTAAGGATAGACCCAAAGACAGGTCAGCTTGTTGGCACAAAGAGAAGGTATGTTCATAGATTCGGAACTCCTGATGGTAAGTTCAAATGGTATGGCACAGACCCATGGGAACCCGACCCTAAGAAGTTCTATCCACCTCAGATTACCAAGTACTTTAAGAACGGTAACGAGAGGCGGTTTCCCTTCTGGTTTACCAACGGAAGGACGCAGATTATCTGGCAGACTGGTTACAACGATAGGTACTTACCGGAGAAGGTTTACACCTTACCCATGCCTTACGTAGAGATAAACCCTGTTGATGCGGAAAGGCTCGGTGTAAAAAGCGGTGACCTGGTAGAAGTGTATAACCTGGAAGGCAATGTAGTAGCTCTTGTACTCGTGAACGACGCACCCCCTCCAGGAACAGTATTTGGTCTTATGTACAGATGGAGAGAGTCTTTGAACCACCTTACAACCAGCTATACAGACCCCAAAACCACCATACCATGGTACAAGGCTTCAAGGGTTGGCATAAGGAAACTAAAGGGCAGTCTGGAAAGCGTTCTCAAGAATACCTCCTTGCTACCCAATAATAGCTTCATTTAA
- the leuD gene encoding 3-isopropylmalate dehydratase small subunit gives MVIRGRVWKFGDNVDTDQIIPARYLNTSDPYELAQHVMEDSEHPEFAKEHKEGDIIVAGRNFGSGSSREHAPIAIKYAGVPVVIAKSFARIFFRNAINIGLPIVEAPQAVDEIKEGDEIEVDLEKGIIKNLTTGKEYTATKFPDTLMAILKAGGLMEYAKEKLKANG, from the coding sequence ATGGTTATAAGAGGTAGAGTGTGGAAGTTTGGAGACAATGTGGACACGGACCAGATAATACCTGCCAGATACCTAAACACCTCTGACCCTTATGAACTTGCCCAGCATGTAATGGAGGACTCGGAGCATCCAGAGTTTGCAAAGGAGCACAAGGAAGGAGATATAATAGTGGCGGGTAGAAACTTTGGCTCTGGCTCTTCAAGGGAGCATGCACCCATAGCCATAAAGTATGCTGGAGTGCCTGTGGTTATAGCCAAATCCTTTGCAAGGATATTCTTCCGTAATGCCATAAACATAGGTCTTCCTATAGTGGAAGCACCACAGGCAGTGGATGAGATAAAAGAGGGCGATGAGATAGAGGTAGACTTGGAAAAGGGTATTATAAAGAATCTGACGACCGGTAAAGAGTATACCGCCACCAAGTTTCCAGATACTTTAATGGCTATCCTAAAAGCCGGTGGTCTGATGGAGTATGCTAAGGAAAAGTTGAAAGCCAATGGATAG
- a CDS encoding YebC/PmpR family DNA-binding transcriptional regulator, whose product MAGHSHWAQIKHKKAKIDAQRGKIFTKIIREITVAVREGGPNPDTNPRLRTAIENARKVNMPTDTIERAIKKGTGELAGENYEEVLYEGYAPGGVALMILTYTDNRNRTTSEVRHVLSKHGGNLGSSGCVSFLFDRMGVIEVPKEGISEDEIYEKAIEAGAEDVEVGELAYTLYTKPEDLYSVKEALESMGLQVERAEIAYKPNTLVQVQDVETAKRIIKLLDALEDLDDVKEVIANFDIPKEVIEQAS is encoded by the coding sequence ATGGCAGGACACAGTCATTGGGCTCAGATAAAGCACAAAAAGGCAAAGATTGACGCACAAAGGGGCAAGATATTTACAAAGATAATAAGAGAGATAACCGTCGCAGTTAGAGAAGGTGGACCAAACCCAGACACAAACCCAAGACTGAGGACAGCTATAGAAAATGCTAGAAAGGTCAATATGCCCACAGACACCATAGAGAGAGCCATTAAAAAGGGCACGGGAGAGTTGGCTGGAGAGAACTACGAGGAAGTGCTCTACGAGGGCTATGCACCTGGGGGTGTAGCACTTATGATACTTACCTATACAGACAACAGAAACAGAACTACCTCTGAGGTCAGGCATGTGCTTTCCAAACACGGTGGAAACCTGGGCTCTTCTGGGTGTGTCTCTTTCCTCTTTGACAGGATGGGTGTTATAGAGGTGCCAAAGGAGGGCATAAGCGAGGATGAAATATACGAAAAGGCTATAGAGGCAGGTGCGGAGGATGTGGAGGTGGGAGAGCTTGCCTATACCCTATACACAAAGCCCGAAGACCTCTACTCGGTGAAGGAAGCCCTTGAGTCCATGGGTCTTCAGGTGGAGAGGGCAGAAATAGCTTACAAACCAAACACCCTTGTTCAGGTCCAAGATGTAGAGACCGCAAAAAGGATAATCAAACTGCTTGATGCCCTTGAAGACCTTGACGATGTAAAAGAGGTGATAGCCAACTTTGACATACCCAAGGAAGTTATAGAACAGGCAAGCTAA
- the rnc gene encoding ribonuclease III, producing the protein MPALSSKSLDELQQRLGYSFNNPELLIQALTHKSYAGEHGLKSYETLEFLGDSLINFFVVDILLSEFPSASEGELAMMKSYFVSEDYLHELAEELSLDMYILYGGRRKNSYVSSSLMADTFEALWAAVYLDCGRSADFVKELFSKLYRERLVSAVKNKDYKRDYKTLLQEETQKRWKERPIYRVVSVEGPHHSRVFEVECNIREFRATAKGKSKKSAQQLAAKKVLELILSSEG; encoded by the coding sequence ATGCCTGCCTTATCTTCAAAAAGCCTTGATGAGCTTCAGCAAAGGCTTGGCTATAGCTTTAATAACCCAGAACTTCTTATACAAGCCCTCACCCATAAATCCTACGCAGGAGAGCATGGTCTAAAAAGTTATGAGACCCTTGAGTTTCTTGGAGACTCCCTTATAAACTTCTTCGTGGTGGACATCCTGCTTTCTGAGTTTCCCTCCGCTTCTGAGGGAGAGCTTGCCATGATGAAATCCTACTTTGTAAGCGAAGACTACCTGCATGAGCTGGCAGAGGAGCTATCCCTTGACATGTATATACTCTACGGCGGAAGAAGAAAAAACAGCTATGTGAGCTCTTCCCTTATGGCAGATACCTTTGAAGCTCTGTGGGCTGCAGTGTATCTGGACTGTGGAAGGTCTGCAGATTTTGTAAAAGAACTCTTTAGCAAGCTATACAGAGAAAGGCTTGTGTCTGCGGTCAAAAACAAGGACTATAAAAGGGATTACAAAACCCTTCTCCAAGAGGAGACCCAAAAAAGATGGAAAGAAAGACCTATCTACCGTGTGGTAAGCGTAGAAGGTCCCCATCATAGCAGGGTCTTTGAGGTGGAATGCAATATAAGGGAGTTTAGGGCTACTGCGAAGGGAAAGAGTAAAAAGTCTGCACAACAACTCGCAGCAAAAAAGGTCCTTGAACTTATTCTGTCTTCTGAAGGCTGA
- the fabF gene encoding beta-ketoacyl-ACP synthase II, producing the protein MRRVVVTGLGAVTPIGTGVQKFWENLIAGVSGIDIIKRFDPVEIGLSVHIAGEVKDFEPERYFDKKDAQKVSDFIKFAVAASEEAIRDSGLLESKVDPYRVGVIIGTGIGGLRDIEEQQKVLMEKGPRRVSPFFIPYGISNMASGLVAIRFGFKGPNYCVVSACATGNHAIGDAMRLIQRGDIDVAIAGGCESAITPLGVAGFASMRALSTRNDEPQKASRPFDRDRDGFVMGEGAGILVLEEYEHAKARGAKIYAELVGYGATDDAYHITAPCADGEGAYMCMKLALEDAGIRPEDVDYINAHGTSTPLNDKSETLAIKRLFGEHAYRLKISSNKSMIGHLLGAAGAVEAVATVKTIETGIIPPTINLENPDPECDLDYVPNKAVESPVRYALSNSFGFGGTNACLIFKKP; encoded by the coding sequence ATGCGTCGTGTGGTGGTGACCGGTCTTGGGGCTGTAACCCCCATAGGGACCGGAGTGCAGAAGTTTTGGGAAAATCTCATAGCAGGTGTTAGTGGTATAGACATCATAAAAAGGTTTGACCCTGTTGAGATAGGGCTGTCCGTTCATATAGCGGGTGAGGTAAAGGACTTTGAGCCCGAGAGGTATTTTGACAAGAAGGATGCCCAGAAAGTTTCTGACTTTATAAAGTTTGCGGTGGCTGCTTCAGAAGAGGCAATAAGGGACAGCGGGCTATTGGAGAGCAAAGTAGACCCCTACAGGGTGGGGGTGATAATAGGCACGGGTATAGGTGGGCTAAGGGACATAGAAGAACAGCAGAAGGTCCTTATGGAAAAGGGTCCCAGAAGGGTGTCTCCCTTTTTTATACCCTACGGCATTTCCAACATGGCAAGCGGGCTAGTTGCGATAAGGTTTGGTTTTAAGGGACCCAACTACTGCGTAGTGTCCGCCTGTGCTACTGGAAACCACGCTATAGGGGATGCCATGAGGCTCATCCAAAGGGGCGACATAGATGTGGCCATAGCAGGGGGGTGTGAAAGTGCCATAACACCCCTTGGTGTGGCAGGCTTTGCCTCAATGAGGGCTCTTTCTACAAGAAATGACGAACCCCAAAAGGCCTCAAGACCTTTTGACAGGGACAGGGATGGCTTTGTGATGGGTGAAGGGGCTGGCATTTTGGTTTTGGAAGAATACGAGCATGCCAAGGCAAGGGGTGCAAAGATATACGCAGAGCTTGTGGGTTATGGTGCCACAGATGATGCTTACCACATAACTGCTCCCTGTGCGGATGGTGAGGGTGCATATATGTGTATGAAACTTGCTTTGGAAGATGCAGGCATAAGACCAGAGGATGTGGACTACATAAACGCTCATGGAACATCTACGCCTCTAAACGATAAGTCTGAAACCCTTGCCATAAAGAGGCTCTTTGGAGAGCATGCCTATAGGCTCAAGATAAGCTCAAACAAGTCTATGATAGGGCATCTTTTGGGTGCGGCGGGTGCAGTGGAAGCGGTGGCGACGGTGAAAACTATAGAAACGGGCATAATTCCTCCTACCATAAACCTTGAAAACCCAGACCCCGAGTGCGACCTTGACTATGTGCCAAACAAGGCAGTAGAGTCTCCTGTCAGGTATGCCCTGTCCAACTCCTTTGGCTTTGGTGGAACAAATGCCTGCCTTATCTTCAAAAAGCCTTGA
- a CDS encoding DNA gyrase/topoisomerase IV subunit A, producing MEVITVPIEEEVKQSYIDYAMSVIVGRAIPDVRDGLKPVQRRILYAMHDMGLYPEKAFVKSARIVGAVLGYYHPHGDQAVYEALVRMAQDFNMNYPLVIGQGNFGSVDGDPPAAMRYTEAKLSKYAVKLLEDIDKNTVDFVPNFDGSTLEPSVLPSKFPNLLCNGTSGIAVGLATSIPSHNLREVCQALIELAKNPDLTTEEIMKYIKGPDFPTGGIVENYSELIEFYEKGKGQVRIRAKAHVERIQGGREQVVITELPYQVNKADLIKRMADLAREGKLKEISDIRDESDKEGIRIVVELKREAKGEKVLEKLYKYTALRKNFPLNFVVLVRGEPKLLGIKALLQEFMAHRLEVILRRSNFYLQKAKERLHIVEGLLIALKNLDSVIQDIRSSADTQEARERLMKNYGLSHAQANAVLDMRLQRLTSLERSRLEEEEKELRQKIEYYTKLVEREEERVRVFIEEMQEMSKTFSTPRRTLVEGLQAPEEGSLTVVVYARGRVAPLEEIEEGEEVVNILEVPFTDGLFMVSDRGRVYWIAGSQALKGSLLSLKEPEERIVGAFVRSGVDGRILLATEGGYVKKIPLVDFEYKSQGMQIIKFSEEDDRVVKVVQAPEEGDIILFTHRGRLLRFPVGEVPPASAGSRGVQGIKLEKEDRVVGIRALRDAEYLLVITENGGIKKVSLQEIPQRGRYTKGVEVLGSMRERLVDVIPIRGSVELMLVSFEGKVFYDRIEEKDLPLSRLDQRAKKRWELGEDRLVRVVVKG from the coding sequence ATGGAAGTCATCACCGTCCCCATAGAAGAAGAGGTCAAGCAATCCTACATAGACTATGCCATGTCCGTTATTGTGGGCAGGGCTATCCCTGATGTTAGGGATGGTCTAAAGCCTGTCCAAAGAAGAATACTCTACGCTATGCACGATATGGGTCTATACCCAGAAAAGGCTTTTGTCAAAAGTGCCAGGATTGTGGGTGCGGTGCTTGGATATTACCACCCTCATGGAGACCAAGCGGTATACGAAGCTCTTGTGCGTATGGCACAGGACTTTAACATGAACTATCCTTTGGTGATAGGTCAAGGGAACTTTGGTTCTGTGGACGGAGACCCACCCGCGGCTATGAGGTATACGGAGGCAAAGCTCTCCAAGTATGCGGTAAAGCTCTTAGAGGACATAGACAAAAACACGGTGGACTTTGTGCCAAACTTTGACGGCTCTACCCTTGAGCCATCGGTATTACCCTCTAAGTTTCCAAATCTTCTTTGCAATGGCACAAGCGGTATAGCGGTAGGTCTTGCCACTTCCATACCCTCTCACAACCTAAGAGAGGTCTGTCAAGCTCTTATTGAGCTTGCAAAGAACCCAGACCTGACCACGGAAGAAATTATGAAATACATAAAGGGTCCAGACTTTCCCACTGGTGGGATAGTGGAGAACTACTCGGAGCTCATAGAGTTTTACGAGAAGGGCAAGGGTCAGGTGCGTATAAGGGCAAAGGCTCATGTGGAAAGGATTCAAGGGGGAAGGGAGCAGGTAGTGATAACCGAGCTTCCCTATCAGGTAAACAAGGCAGACCTTATAAAGCGTATGGCAGACCTTGCAAGGGAAGGAAAACTAAAGGAGATATCTGATATAAGGGATGAATCTGACAAGGAAGGCATAAGGATAGTGGTGGAGCTAAAGCGTGAGGCAAAGGGGGAAAAGGTCTTAGAAAAGCTATACAAGTATACCGCTCTAAGGAAGAACTTCCCTCTAAACTTTGTGGTTTTGGTAAGGGGTGAGCCAAAGCTCCTTGGCATAAAGGCACTGCTTCAAGAGTTTATGGCTCACAGGCTGGAAGTTATCCTAAGAAGGTCTAACTTTTACCTGCAAAAGGCAAAGGAAAGGCTTCATATAGTGGAAGGCTTGCTCATAGCTCTTAAAAACCTTGACAGTGTAATACAGGATATAAGAAGCTCTGCAGACACACAAGAGGCAAGGGAAAGGCTCATGAAAAACTATGGGCTATCTCACGCTCAGGCAAATGCAGTGCTTGATATGAGGCTTCAGAGGCTCACATCCTTGGAAAGGAGCAGGCTTGAGGAAGAGGAGAAGGAGCTAAGGCAGAAGATAGAGTATTATACGAAGTTGGTGGAAAGAGAAGAAGAGAGGGTAAGGGTCTTTATAGAGGAGATGCAAGAAATGTCAAAGACCTTTAGCACGCCTAGGAGAACCTTAGTTGAAGGACTTCAAGCTCCAGAAGAGGGTAGCCTCACGGTGGTGGTCTACGCAAGGGGCAGGGTGGCTCCCCTTGAGGAGATAGAAGAGGGAGAAGAAGTGGTCAACATACTGGAGGTTCCCTTTACCGATGGGCTTTTCATGGTATCCGACCGGGGAAGAGTATACTGGATAGCGGGATCTCAGGCTCTCAAGGGAAGCCTATTATCTCTAAAAGAGCCAGAGGAGAGGATAGTGGGGGCTTTTGTGCGTTCCGGCGTGGATGGAAGAATACTCCTTGCGACAGAAGGGGGCTATGTGAAGAAGATACCCCTTGTGGACTTTGAATACAAATCTCAAGGAATGCAGATAATAAAGTTTTCCGAAGAAGATGACAGAGTTGTCAAAGTAGTGCAAGCACCAGAAGAGGGGGATATTATCCTTTTTACACACAGGGGCAGGCTTTTGAGATTTCCAGTGGGTGAGGTTCCACCTGCAAGTGCAGGCTCAAGGGGTGTCCAAGGCATAAAACTTGAAAAAGAAGACAGGGTGGTAGGCATAAGGGCATTAAGGGATGCGGAGTATCTTTTGGTAATAACAGAAAATGGAGGTATAAAGAAGGTATCTCTTCAAGAAATTCCACAGAGAGGCAGGTATACCAAAGGAGTGGAAGTCTTGGGCTCTATGAGGGAAAGGCTTGTGGATGTAATACCCATAAGGGGGTCTGTGGAGCTTATGTTAGTAAGTTTTGAGGGGAAGGTTTTTTACGATAGAATTGAGGAAAAGGACTTGCCTCTTAGTAGGCTTGACCAGAGGGCAAAGAAAAGGTGGGAGCTTGGGGAAGATAGACTTGTGAGAGTGGTGGTAAAGGGGTAA
- a CDS encoding toprim domain-containing protein, with the protein MLEEWLKELRKVSESSAVLVEGKRDRQALQRLGIKNIFTLEGKRLTDLPDLLEGFEKVVLLFDLDKHGERINSKVKEILTKQGYILIEDFREELRSRGILYVEDIDGEIRNLRCTDGAG; encoded by the coding sequence ATGCTTGAAGAGTGGCTCAAGGAATTAAGAAAAGTCTCTGAAAGCAGTGCAGTCCTCGTGGAGGGCAAAAGGGACAGGCAAGCCCTTCAGAGGCTCGGTATAAAAAACATCTTCACCCTTGAGGGGAAAAGGCTTACAGACCTTCCAGACCTTCTTGAGGGTTTTGAGAAGGTAGTGCTTCTTTTTGACCTTGACAAGCACGGCGAAAGGATAAACTCAAAGGTTAAAGAAATCTTAACCAAACAGGGCTATATTTTAATAGAAGACTTTAGAGAAGAACTAAGGAGCAGAGGAATACTTTACGTGGAGGACATAGATGGAGAGATTCGCAATCTTAGGTGCACTGATGGTGCAGGATAG
- a CDS encoding transposase has product MKKPSKEKVEQYRREFSEVLKDFMAQTIGKMLQAELDEFLGYEKYKRSNNPNSRNGSYEKTINTPSGQIKVSIPRDRLSEFEPTLVPKGEKVLLKELQDKLFLLYSKGLSTRDIQDILENIYRTRLSASTISRLTDRIMPEVRKSRTITDMA; this is encoded by the coding sequence ATGAAAAAGCCAAGCAAAGAAAAAGTAGAGCAATACCGTAGGGAGTTCAGCGAAGTCCTAAAAGACTTTATGGCTCAAACCATAGGCAAAATGCTACAGGCAGAGCTGGATGAATTCCTCGGCTACGAAAAATACAAACGCTCCAACAACCCTAACTCCAGAAATGGCTCATACGAAAAAACCATCAATACCCCCTCAGGTCAAATCAAAGTCTCTATACCAAGAGATAGACTATCTGAGTTTGAACCCACTCTCGTCCCAAAAGGCGAAAAAGTCCTGCTTAAAGAACTCCAAGACAAACTATTCCTACTATACTCTAAAGGCTTATCCACAAGAGATATCCAAGACATCCTTGAAAACATCTACCGCACAAGACTATCTGCAAGCACCATATCAAGGTTAACTGACAGAATAATGCCAGAGGTTAGAAAAAGTAGAACGATAACGGACATGGCATAG
- the acpP gene encoding acyl carrier protein, with product MDLEQRIKEIIADQLGVEVDKLNPSAKFVEDLGADSLDVVELVMAFEEEFGIEIPDEDAEKIRTVGDVIDYLKERVKG from the coding sequence ATGGACCTGGAACAAAGGATAAAGGAGATAATAGCTGACCAGCTCGGTGTTGAAGTAGACAAGCTAAACCCCAGTGCAAAGTTTGTGGAGGACCTTGGTGCGGATTCTTTGGATGTGGTGGAGCTTGTTATGGCTTTTGAGGAGGAGTTTGGCATTGAAATACCAGACGAGGATGCGGAGAAGATAAGAACCGTGGGTGATGTTATAGACTATCTCAAGGAGAGAGTGAAGGGCTGA